The following coding sequences are from one Rutidosis leptorrhynchoides isolate AG116_Rl617_1_P2 chromosome 11, CSIRO_AGI_Rlap_v1, whole genome shotgun sequence window:
- the LOC139876250 gene encoding putative germin-like protein 2-1, producing the protein MTSHFLLFGLLLATCSLAFASEPSPLQDFCVAYLNNKVLVNGVVCKDPDQVKAEDFLFRGLNRMGNTSNAAGSNVTAVTVTQLPGLNTLGISMARIDFAPWGINPPHTHPRATEILTVIEGSLQVGFVTSNPENRLITTILKKGDVFVFPEGLIHFQKNVGNGYALAIAGLSSQNPGVITIANALFGSNPDISANILAKAFQVDVNTVYQIQSKF; encoded by the exons ATGACGTCTCATTTTCTTTTGTTCGGTCTCTTATTGGCAACATGTTCTCTTGCATTTGCTTCGGAACCCAGTCCTCTACAGGATTTTTGTGTAGCTTATCTAAACAACAAAG TACTGGTGAATGGCGTAGTATGCAAAGATCCGGATCAAGTGAAAGCAGAAGATTTTCTTTTTAGAGGACTAAACCGTATGGGAAATACATCAAATGCGGCTGGATCTAATGTGACTGCGGTGACTGTAACACAATTGCCAGGGCTCAACACTTTGGGCATCTCCATGGCCCGTATTGACTTTGCACCATGGGGTATTAATCCTCCACACACGCACCCTCGGGCCACTGAAATCTTGACTGTCATTGAAGGTAGTCTGCAAGTCGGTTTTGTCACTTCTAACCCTGAAAACCGTCTCATCACGACAATACTAAAAAAGGGTGATGTTTTCGTGTTCCCGGAAGGTCTAATTCACTTTCAAAAAAATGTCGGAAATGGTTATGCCCTTGCTATTGCCGGTCTAAGTAGTCAAAATCCAGGTGTCATTACCATTGCGAACGCTCTATTCGGATCAAACCCTGATATCTCTGCAAATATTCTCGCAAAGGCATTTCAAGTGGACGTCAATACCGTTTATCAAATTCAATCAAAGTTCTAA